ATATCTCTTTTAGattttcttcttctcttttccttctcgacgaccAGACCTTCCAGACCTGATTGGAAAACAAAGATATCTTGAATCCTGACCTGACAAGTCGGGCACTTTCAAACACTCTTTATTCTTTCAATCACTCTAGCGACCAGATTCACAATGGTTTCCCGCTTCCTCGCTCGAGGGGCTACCTCCCTCTCCCGTCAGTCCATGCTCTCAAAGAGGACCATGGCGACCGTCCAATCGTCGATCGGCgacaagaaggtcgagatgtCAAACCTCGAAAAGGGCAAGTATATCAACTACCAGAGAATCGAGAACAACCTCCAGGTTGTcaggtcaaggtgagtgttttGTCATGTCTCGTTTGGAGGCAAGAACACCGGCAGAAGGTGGCAAAGGGTCGGTTGCGTTCCCTTCGACGACCAATGGAGGCTCTGTACCGAGTACACTGAGCTATGTCCACCCTCGTACCGGGACACCCCACTCGGGCGGACTGTGTCAGTGGCGCAGTGCAAAGTCTCGCCGTCGCCACAAGCCAACGCCTcctctgtcttcttctgtgTCTGCTGTCTACCATCCACCGATTATCGTTTCTGACCTCAAAACCCAGACTCAACCGACCTCTTACTCTCgccgagaagatcgtctACGGTCACTTGGACAACCCTCACGAGCAGGAGATTGAGCGAGGTGTTTCTTACCTCAAGCTCCGACCTGACGTAAGTGAAGCCATCCTTCGGTCTTCTTGACCCCTGTTGACGTATCCTGCGTCTATCAGCGAGTGGCGTGCCAAGATGCTACCGCTCAAATGGCTATCCTCCAATTCATGTCTGCCGGTCTCCCTCAAACAGCCGTCCCCACGTCCGTCCACTGTGACCATTTGATCCAGGCTCAGATTGGTGGTGTTCCCGACTTGAAGCGAGCTATCGACATCAACAAGGAGGTCTACGACTTCCTTGCCACCGCTTGTGCTAAATACGGCATCGGTTTCTGGAAGCCTGGTTCCGGTATCATGTAAGTTTTGCACGTCGCACCAGCAACTCCGTTGTATTCAGGACATTTGCTAATCAGGGCGTCGCCCGAGCAGTCACCAAATCATCCTCGAGAACTACGCCGTTCCCGGTCTCATGATGATCGGTACCGACTCTCACACCCCCAACGCTGGTGGTCTCGGTATGGTTGCCTGTGGTGTCGGTGGTGCCGATGCTGTCGACGTCATGGCCGACATTCCCTGGGAGCTTAAGGCCCCTAAGGTCATAGGTGTTTACCTCGACGGAAAGATGAACGGCTGGACTACTCCTAAGGGTGAGTTGATTCCGTCTATTTGCGATTCAGTCCACTGACGTCCTCCTCAGATGTCATCCTCAAGGTCGCCGGTATCCTCACCGTCAAGGGTGGTACTGGTGCTATCATTGAGTACCACGGTCCTGGTGTTGAGTCCCTCTCTGCCACTGGTATGGCCACTATCTGTAACATGGGTGCCGAGATTGGTgccaccacctctcttTTCCCTTACAACTTCCGAATGGCTTCTTACCTGAAGGCTACCAACCGAGGTGCCATCGCCCAATACGCCGAGGAGTTCAACCACAACCTTCAGCCCGATGAGGGATGTGAGTACGACCAGTTGATCCATATCAACctcgacgagcttgagCCTCACATCAACGGTCCCTTCACCCCCGATCTTGCCACTCCCATCTCCAAGTTCGCCGCCGAGGTCAAGAAGCACTCTTGGCCCCAAGAGCTCAAGGTCGGACTTATCGGTTCATGTACCAACTCTTCCTACGAGGACATGTCCCGATCTGCTGCCATCGCCAAAGAGGCCGCCGACCACGGTCTCACCGCCAAATCCAAGTTCACCATCACTCCAGGTTCCGAGCAAGTCCGAGCTACCATCGCTCGAGACGGTTTCGTCGATACTTTTGAGAACATCGGTGGTGTCGTGCTCGCTAACGCCTGTGGTCCTTGCATTGGTCAATGGGACCGAAAGGACGTTAAGAAGGGCGAGGTCAACTctatcatctcttcttACAACCGAAACTTCACTGGCCGAAACGACGCCAACCCCGCCACTCACGCTTTCGTCGCCTCCCCCGATCTCGTCACTGCCATGGTCTTCGCTGGTGACCTTACCTTTAACCCCCTTACCGACTCTCTCAAGGGTGCCGACGGCAAGGAGTTCAAGTTCTCCGACCCCTCAGGTCACGAGCTTCCCGCCAAGGGTTACGACCCCGGAGAGAACACTTTCCAGGCTCCCCCTGCCGACGGTACGACCGTCTCCGTCGCCGTCAGCCCCTCTTCCGACCGTCTTCAGCTCCTCAAGCCCTTCAAGGCATGGGACGGCAAGGACATCATCGAGGCTCCTGTTCTCATCAAGGCCAAGGGCAAGTGTACCACTGACCACATCTCTGCTGGTGGCCCTTGGCTCAAGTACCGAGGACATCTCGAGAACATCTCTCAAAATTGTTTGATCGGTGCCATCAACGCCGACAGCGGTGAGGCCAACTCTGTCATCAACCAGGAGACCGGCGAGTTTGGTCCCGTCCCTACCGTCGGTGCCTACTACAGAGATAAGAACATCCCATgggttgttgttggtgaTGAGAACTACGGCGAAGGTTCTTCCCGAGAACACGCTGCTCTTGAGCCCCGATTCCTCGGTGGCCGAGCTGTTATCTGCCGATCTTTCGCCCGAATCCACGAGACCAACTTGAAGAAGCAAGGGTAAGTGGCTAATCCGAGTGTTCTATTTGCTATTCGATGCTGACTAACAATTCAACTCAGTATGCTCCCCCTCTGGTTCAAGAACCCCGCCGACTACGAGAAGATCTCCGGTACCGACAagatctccatcctcgacTTGCAAAACTTCAAGCCCGGCCAGGACATCACTTGTGAGATCACCCACAAGGACGGTTCCAAGGAGAAGTtcctcaccaccacatCTATCAACGAGGGACAATGGGGATGGTTCAAGGCTGGTTCGGCCCTTAACATGATGGCCGCTGCTGCCAAGGCTCGAGGGGCCTAGGCTCAATCTGCCAGAATGTGTAGTGTTCTTTAAACCGACCTCCTACTATCCTCCTTAGCATTGTGTCCCTCTGTTTCAGTTGCTAGTTTCTCAATTTGTTTCCGTACGTCGATGGAATGTGCGTTGGTGTGGACCTGATATCCGGGGATGGATATCGAGGGCGAAGCTGTTGGCTAATAAAAGAGTTTCAAACAAATTATTTATCTGCAAAGTCGGTTGTTGACTTGGAAACGTAGCGATATGTCAGCATGATGATCCAAACGAGTCCTTTCAGAGCACTGCCAACTGTCCACTTGCGAAACTGTGTCTTGAGTCAACGCAACTATGCATCACTCCATATTTCTTCATTTGTACGGTACACCAAGTGCAAACTATGTCTTCGTGTCTACACTCAGCGGATCTCCACATTTACCTCTGACTATTGATGTGAGCCACATTGGCAGCGGCGAAAGCATGATGACTGAGCGACCCCTCATTCGTGCTCCGACAAGAATCGCACTGTTGCGCAAAACAATAACGGGACAATAAGAATTCCCGAAAGGGTCCCTTGCCTCACAATTGGATGTATCGCCGTCGGTATATGCAAGGGATGCACAATGGCGGCTACCTCTGATAAGCCCGGAACACAACGGGCGGCCATACTGTTGCCTTTGTCCAGCAGCGAAGCTGGTATAACCACTCGTTCCGGTTGTTGACTGTCGTTCCGATCAGTCTACACAC
This sequence is a window from Kwoniella newhampshirensis strain CBS 13917 chromosome 5, whole genome shotgun sequence. Protein-coding genes within it:
- a CDS encoding aconitate hydratase, mitochondrial produces the protein MVSRFLARGATSLSRQSMLSKRTMATVQSSIGDKKVEMSNLEKGKYINYQRIENNLQVVRSRLNRPLTLAEKIVYGHLDNPHEQEIERGVSYLKLRPDRVACQDATAQMAILQFMSAGLPQTAVPTSVHCDHLIQAQIGGVPDLKRAIDINKEVYDFLATACAKYGIGFWKPGSGIIHQIILENYAVPGLMMIGTDSHTPNAGGLGMVACGVGGADAVDVMADIPWELKAPKVIGVYLDGKMNGWTTPKDVILKVAGILTVKGGTGAIIEYHGPGVESLSATGMATICNMGAEIGATTSLFPYNFRMASYLKATNRGAIAQYAEEFNHNLQPDEGCEYDQLIHINLDELEPHINGPFTPDLATPISKFAAEVKKHSWPQELKVGLIGSCTNSSYEDMSRSAAIAKEAADHGLTAKSKFTITPGSEQVRATIARDGFVDTFENIGGVVLANACGPCIGQWDRKDVKKGEVNSIISSYNRNFTGRNDANPATHAFVASPDLVTAMVFAGDLTFNPLTDSLKGADGKEFKFSDPSGHELPAKGYDPGENTFQAPPADGTTVSVAVSPSSDRLQLLKPFKAWDGKDIIEAPVLIKAKGKCTTDHISAGGPWLKYRGHLENISQNCLIGAINADSGEANSVINQETGEFGPVPTVGAYYRDKNIPWVVVGDENYGEGSSREHAALEPRFLGGRAVICRSFARIHETNLKKQGMLPLWFKNPADYEKISGTDKISILDLQNFKPGQDITCEITHKDGSKEKFLTTTSINEGQWGWFKAGSALNMMAAAAKARGA